In Mycobacterium gallinarum, a single window of DNA contains:
- a CDS encoding 3-oxoacyl-ACP reductase, with protein MMDLTQRLAGKVAVITGGASGIGLASAKRMRAEGATIVIGDIDPTTGKSVADDLNGTFVQVDVSDQAAVDALFDTAAETHGSVDIAFNNAGISPPEDDLIETTGIDAWQRVQDINLKSVFFCSKAALRHMVPQQKGSIINTASFVAVMGSATSQISYTASKGGVLAMSRELGVQFARQGIRVNALCPGPVNTPLLQELFAKDPERAARRLVHIPVGRFAEPEELAAAVAFLASDDSSFITGSTFLVDGGISSAYVTPL; from the coding sequence CACCGGCGGCGCCAGCGGGATCGGGCTGGCGAGCGCCAAACGCATGCGCGCCGAAGGCGCCACCATCGTCATCGGTGACATCGACCCGACGACCGGGAAGTCCGTGGCAGACGACCTCAACGGAACCTTCGTCCAGGTGGATGTCTCAGATCAGGCCGCGGTGGATGCCCTGTTCGATACGGCCGCCGAGACGCACGGTTCTGTCGACATCGCCTTCAACAACGCGGGTATCAGCCCGCCAGAAGACGACCTCATCGAGACCACGGGCATCGACGCATGGCAACGGGTGCAGGACATCAACCTGAAGTCGGTGTTCTTCTGTTCCAAAGCCGCACTGCGCCACATGGTTCCGCAGCAGAAAGGTTCGATCATCAACACCGCGTCGTTCGTCGCGGTGATGGGGTCGGCGACATCGCAAATCTCCTATACCGCATCCAAAGGCGGCGTCCTCGCAATGTCCCGTGAACTGGGAGTGCAGTTCGCGCGTCAGGGGATTCGAGTGAACGCACTGTGCCCCGGACCGGTGAACACACCGCTGCTGCAGGAACTGTTCGCGAAGGATCCCGAACGCGCGGCCCGCCGACTGGTCCACATTCCGGTCGGCCGGTTCGCCGAGCCGGAGGAGCTGGCCGCGGCCGTCGCATTCCTGGCCAGCGACGACTCGTCGTTCATCACCGGGTCGACCTTCCTGGTCGACGGCGGCATCAGCTCGGCGTACGTGACCCCCCTCTAG
- a CDS encoding FadR/GntR family transcriptional regulator translates to MTADPDVPLASEALLRPVRPGNAFEDTVGRLLQTIRLGVLAPGESLPPERELASRLGVSRDTVREAIKSLADAGYLVSRRGRYGGTFLADELPRHTQDTDAVTRAQIDDALRLREILEVGAARLAANRTLTASEREELWARLRDVRGAAPGDYRRLDSRLHLAIAEAAGSPSLVPLVAENRMRLNVLLDQIPLLPRNIAHSDEQHEAIVIAILAGDSEGAASAMLAHVEGSATLLHGFLD, encoded by the coding sequence ATGACTGCCGATCCGGACGTACCGCTGGCGAGCGAAGCTCTGCTGCGCCCGGTCCGGCCCGGGAACGCGTTCGAGGACACGGTCGGAAGGCTCCTGCAGACCATCCGGCTCGGCGTGCTCGCCCCCGGCGAATCGCTGCCGCCGGAGCGCGAGCTGGCATCGCGGCTGGGCGTCAGCCGCGACACCGTGCGCGAGGCCATCAAGTCGCTGGCCGACGCCGGGTATCTGGTGTCGCGGCGAGGCCGCTACGGCGGCACCTTCCTCGCCGACGAGTTGCCCAGGCACACCCAGGACACCGACGCGGTGACACGCGCCCAGATCGACGACGCGTTACGGCTGAGGGAGATCCTCGAGGTCGGAGCGGCGCGGCTGGCCGCCAACCGAACCCTGACGGCATCGGAACGCGAGGAGCTGTGGGCGCGTCTGCGTGATGTCCGCGGCGCCGCGCCCGGCGACTACCGCCGACTGGATTCGAGGCTGCATCTCGCCATCGCCGAGGCGGCCGGGTCGCCGTCGCTGGTGCCGTTGGTGGCCGAGAACAGGATGCGCCTCAACGTCTTGCTGGACCAGATCCCGTTGCTGCCGCGCAACATCGCCCACTCCGACGAGCAACACGAGGCGATCGTGATCGCGATCCTGGCCGGCGACAGTGAGGGTGCGGCGTCGGCCATGCTCGCCCACGTCGAAGGCTCGGCCACCCTGCTGCACGGATTCCTGGACTAG
- a CDS encoding ArsR/SmtB family transcription factor: MAEAGGHAGVDAVVRRASSALADVDTGGWAQRFDLLSDPHRLEILLVLHRAPGINVGDLASVLGRSENAVSQALRVLRQQGWVSSTRVGRAVSYRLEDEIVHDLLHWIGARHG, from the coding sequence ATGGCGGAAGCAGGTGGCCACGCGGGCGTCGATGCGGTGGTGCGACGGGCGTCGTCGGCGCTCGCCGACGTCGACACCGGCGGCTGGGCGCAGCGGTTCGACCTGCTCTCCGACCCGCACCGGCTGGAGATCCTGCTCGTCCTGCACCGCGCACCCGGCATCAACGTCGGCGACCTCGCCTCGGTGCTCGGACGGTCCGAGAACGCCGTGTCGCAGGCGCTGCGAGTACTGCGTCAGCAGGGCTGGGTGAGCTCCACCCGGGTCGGCCGTGCCGTGAGCTACCGCCTCGAGGACGAGATCGTGCACGACCTCCTGCACTGGATCGGCGCGCGGCACGGCTGA
- a CDS encoding phosphotransferase: protein MPLTLTDEQLNERFDQISALAGRPRRLDELPGGLTNRNIKITTPDAVYVARCTDASSGMLGIDRDRECHNTRAAEQAGVGAPVIDYRPDLGILLLGYLEGKTLSNDDFQRPGVIAKAAAAVRTLHSGPRFRGRFDMFELQPQYLKTVLDKGFRIPDDYLDHADTFNDIARVLAVTDEQTVPCNNDLLAGNFIEDGDRMWLIDYEYSGNNDPCFELGNTWAECGLSTDQLDEFVTAYYGQRLRNKVARAHLQGIVGKYGWTLWGCIQNGSSAIDFDFWGWAMERYEGAVAEFKGPNLTRLLDDAQAAD, encoded by the coding sequence ATGCCGCTGACGCTCACCGACGAACAACTCAACGAGAGGTTCGACCAGATCTCGGCGTTGGCCGGGCGGCCGCGCCGCCTCGATGAGCTTCCGGGCGGACTGACCAACCGCAACATCAAAATCACGACGCCCGATGCCGTCTACGTCGCGCGCTGCACCGACGCATCGTCGGGAATGCTGGGAATTGACCGCGACCGCGAGTGCCACAACACCCGCGCCGCCGAACAGGCGGGGGTCGGCGCGCCGGTCATCGACTACCGCCCCGACCTCGGCATCCTGCTGCTCGGTTATCTCGAGGGAAAAACACTGTCCAACGACGATTTTCAACGGCCGGGGGTGATCGCAAAGGCGGCCGCGGCGGTGCGTACCCTGCACTCCGGGCCGCGTTTCCGCGGTCGATTCGACATGTTCGAACTCCAGCCGCAATATTTGAAAACCGTGCTGGACAAAGGATTCCGTATCCCCGACGATTACCTCGACCATGCGGACACCTTCAACGACATCGCCAGGGTGCTGGCGGTCACCGATGAACAGACGGTGCCATGCAACAACGATCTGCTGGCCGGCAACTTCATCGAGGACGGCGACCGGATGTGGCTGATCGACTACGAATACTCCGGCAACAACGATCCGTGCTTCGAGCTGGGGAACACCTGGGCCGAGTGCGGATTGTCCACCGACCAACTCGACGAGTTCGTCACGGCGTACTACGGGCAGCGGCTGCGCAATAAAGTCGCGCGAGCGCACCTGCAGGGCATCGTCGGAAAATACGGTTGGACGTTGTGGGGCTGCATACAGAACGGTTCGAGTGCAATCGATTTCGACTTCTGGGGATGGGCGATGGAACGTTATGAGGGTGCGGTGGCCGAGTTCAAGGGACCGAACCTGACTCGGCTGCTCGACGATGCGCAGGCTGCCGACTGA
- a CDS encoding GcvT family protein, protein MATELPGRAQVVIIGGGVIGTSVAYHLTKLGLTDVVLIEQGQLSSGTTWHAAGLVGQLRASESATRLVQYSTQLYAELENETGLSAGYKRCGGVTVARTEDRMTQLRRTAASAEAFNMECELLSPEQALEHYPVMRVDDLVGAIWLPGDGKANPTDLTFALAKGARMRGARIHEKTRVLDVLTAAGRVSGVRTDAGDIEAEIVVNCAGQWAKQIGAMAGVNVPLHSAEHFYVVSERIDGVHPDLPILRDPDGYTYFKEEVGGLVIGGFEPEAKPWVSPDQIPYPFEFQLLDEDWEHFEILMNSALLRIPVLEETGIKKFYNGPESFTPDNQFILGAAPELENFFVGAGFNSVGIATAGGAGRALAEWIANGAPTGDLTGVDIRRFAPFNGNSRWLHDRVAEVLGLHYEVPWPNREMTTARPFRRSPVHHLIDAANANFGSRMGWERANFFAPPGVAPTIEYTWGKPNWLPWSAAEQANTRTNVTVFDQTSFSKYILAGTDAETALQWLCTADVAVPVGRSVYTGMLNERGTYESDVTVTRTGAAEFLIVSSAATTERDKDHIRSNLRGANASLVDVTSAYAVFGVMGPKSRDLLANLTPADLSDEAFPFGTSRQIPLGYATVRATRITYVGELGWELYVPAEFAVGVYEDLMSEGAPWGVGRGGYYAIESLRLEKGYRAFGRELTPSENPVEAGLLFACKLKSDIPFLGREAVEKAKAEGPRKRLVGFRVDDSEAMLWGGELIRRDGVVAGQVTSAAWGETTGACVGLAYVRQPDHGVVDAKWVNSGAYQVNVGGRLYPISVSLRPLYDPSNERIRP, encoded by the coding sequence ATGGCGACTGAGCTGCCCGGCCGTGCCCAGGTCGTCATCATCGGCGGCGGCGTCATCGGCACCAGCGTCGCCTACCATCTGACGAAACTGGGGCTCACCGATGTCGTACTGATCGAACAGGGGCAGCTGTCGAGCGGCACGACATGGCACGCCGCGGGACTGGTAGGCCAGTTGCGTGCCTCGGAGAGCGCGACACGTCTGGTGCAGTATTCGACACAGCTGTACGCGGAACTGGAGAACGAGACGGGTCTGTCGGCAGGCTACAAGCGGTGCGGGGGAGTCACGGTCGCGCGTACCGAGGACCGGATGACCCAGTTGCGCCGCACGGCCGCCAGCGCCGAGGCATTCAACATGGAGTGCGAACTGCTCAGCCCCGAACAGGCGCTCGAGCACTATCCGGTGATGCGCGTCGACGACCTCGTCGGCGCGATCTGGTTGCCCGGCGATGGTAAAGCCAACCCGACCGACCTGACGTTCGCGCTGGCCAAGGGTGCGCGGATGCGCGGTGCCCGAATCCACGAAAAGACCAGGGTGCTCGACGTGCTCACCGCTGCGGGGCGGGTGTCTGGGGTTCGCACGGACGCCGGCGACATCGAGGCCGAGATCGTCGTCAACTGTGCGGGGCAGTGGGCGAAGCAGATCGGTGCGATGGCGGGCGTCAACGTTCCGCTGCACTCGGCCGAGCATTTCTACGTCGTGTCCGAACGCATCGACGGTGTCCACCCCGACCTACCGATCCTGCGTGATCCCGACGGCTACACCTACTTCAAGGAGGAGGTCGGCGGACTGGTCATCGGGGGTTTCGAACCCGAGGCGAAGCCGTGGGTGTCACCGGATCAGATTCCGTACCCGTTCGAGTTCCAGCTTCTGGACGAGGACTGGGAACACTTCGAGATCCTGATGAACAGTGCGCTGCTACGCATCCCTGTGCTCGAGGAGACAGGTATCAAGAAGTTCTACAACGGGCCGGAGAGCTTCACGCCCGACAACCAGTTCATCCTCGGAGCAGCGCCCGAGCTCGAAAACTTCTTCGTGGGTGCGGGATTCAACTCCGTCGGTATCGCCACCGCCGGTGGAGCCGGCCGTGCGCTCGCAGAGTGGATCGCCAACGGTGCGCCGACCGGTGACCTGACGGGTGTCGACATCCGCCGGTTCGCACCGTTCAACGGCAACAGCAGGTGGCTGCACGACCGCGTCGCCGAAGTGCTCGGATTGCATTACGAGGTGCCATGGCCCAACAGGGAGATGACGACCGCCCGGCCGTTCCGGAGATCACCCGTGCATCACCTGATCGACGCCGCGAACGCCAACTTCGGCAGCCGGATGGGGTGGGAGCGAGCCAACTTCTTCGCGCCCCCCGGTGTAGCGCCGACCATCGAATACACGTGGGGCAAGCCGAATTGGCTGCCGTGGTCGGCTGCGGAGCAGGCCAACACCAGGACCAACGTCACGGTGTTCGACCAGACCTCGTTCTCGAAATACATCCTGGCCGGGACGGACGCCGAGACGGCCTTGCAGTGGCTGTGCACCGCAGACGTCGCGGTGCCGGTCGGCCGATCGGTGTACACCGGCATGCTCAACGAGCGGGGCACCTACGAGTCAGATGTGACAGTCACCAGGACCGGCGCCGCGGAATTCCTGATCGTCAGCAGTGCGGCCACCACCGAACGCGACAAGGACCACATCCGGTCGAACCTGCGTGGAGCCAATGCATCGCTGGTCGACGTGACATCGGCGTATGCGGTATTCGGCGTCATGGGTCCCAAATCCCGCGATCTGCTGGCGAATCTCACCCCGGCTGATCTCTCCGACGAGGCTTTTCCGTTCGGCACCAGCCGGCAGATCCCGCTCGGATACGCGACGGTGCGGGCGACGCGCATCACCTACGTCGGCGAATTGGGTTGGGAGCTCTATGTTCCCGCCGAGTTCGCGGTCGGTGTCTACGAAGATCTGATGTCTGAGGGAGCACCGTGGGGTGTGGGGCGCGGCGGCTATTACGCGATCGAATCACTGCGATTGGAGAAGGGCTATCGCGCGTTCGGCCGCGAACTGACACCCAGTGAGAACCCGGTTGAGGCGGGTCTGCTGTTCGCATGCAAGCTCAAGTCCGACATCCCGTTCCTCGGACGGGAAGCCGTCGAGAAAGCCAAGGCCGAGGGGCCGCGCAAGCGACTCGTCGGATTCCGGGTCGACGACTCCGAAGCGATGCTGTGGGGCGGCGAGCTGATCCGGCGCGACGGGGTCGTGGCGGGCCAGGTCACGTCGGCGGCATGGGGTGAGACCACCGGCGCCTGCGTCGGACTGGCGTACGTACGGCAGCCCGATCACGGCGTGGTCGACGCGAAGTGGGTGAACAGCGGGGCCTATCAGGTCAACGTCGGCGGCCGGCTGTACCCGATCTCGGTGTCGCTTCGGCCGCTGTACGACCCGTCCAACGAGCGGATTCGCCCCTAG